Proteins from a single region of Sphaerochaeta globosa str. Buddy:
- a CDS encoding HAD family hydrolase yields the protein MAQMNEKLKGIIFDKDGTLFDYAQVWEDVLKEGIDSAFISMGKASHQKAKNAMLHLMGIDEHGDCHPKGLVFTHRPVQIFRRFLVYCIRYRVNALKAMRAYHQSVQNSEVLLSKKLKKMDFSLQQTLFSNLKQCGYSIGIITNDNASSTSLFLSLMGLSEYIDFVSSRDSNYKKKPHPQAFLEFCNQEGIVPSQVAMVGDTITDMLFAKRSEAGYTIALLSGSNDTKSLRPLSDVVYPDISALLTDKHLFPRL from the coding sequence ATGGCACAAATGAATGAGAAACTCAAGGGAATCATTTTTGATAAGGACGGCACACTCTTTGATTACGCCCAAGTATGGGAGGATGTGCTGAAGGAAGGCATCGATAGCGCCTTCATTTCTATGGGCAAAGCCAGCCACCAAAAAGCAAAAAACGCTATGCTTCATCTCATGGGCATCGATGAACATGGTGATTGCCATCCCAAGGGATTGGTATTCACCCACCGCCCCGTGCAGATTTTTCGAAGGTTCTTGGTGTACTGCATCCGGTATCGAGTAAACGCACTCAAGGCAATGAGAGCCTATCACCAAAGTGTGCAGAACAGCGAAGTACTCCTGAGCAAAAAGCTGAAAAAAATGGATTTTTCGCTGCAACAGACACTGTTTTCAAACTTGAAACAATGCGGCTACTCAATTGGAATCATCACCAACGACAACGCTTCCTCCACCTCGCTCTTTCTCTCCCTCATGGGACTGAGTGAGTATATTGACTTTGTATCCAGCCGGGACAGTAACTACAAAAAGAAACCACACCCCCAAGCATTCCTTGAATTCTGCAATCAGGAGGGCATTGTCCCCAGCCAAGTTGCCATGGTCGGAGACACCATCACCGATATGTTGTTTGCCAAACGTTCAGAAGCAGGATATACCATCGCACTCTTGAGTGGAAGCAATGATACAAAGAGCCTTAGGCCTCTTTCGGATGTCGTGTATCCCGATATCTCCGCTCTTCTGACGGATAAACACCTTTTTCCTCGTCTCTAG
- a CDS encoding 50S ribosomal protein L25 encodes MSDNKSLKAELRTEDFGSAGARRLLRTKRIPAVIYGKNEPVHIILDSREFTNKMRHFSETALLKISVGKKSYECLMKDYQENLMRAEIKHVDFFEVTRGQVLRTLVSIVLKGNPVGTKEGGVLDQVMHEVEIECFPKDLPAALEADVTSLKINQSLHLKDVVIPANVKVLDDLAKTVASVKGVKAEAVAPAEEAVAVAAPAEADKDAKAKK; translated from the coding sequence ATGTCTGACAACAAGAGTTTGAAAGCGGAATTGAGAACCGAGGATTTCGGTAGTGCAGGTGCCCGCCGCTTGCTTCGCACCAAGCGCATTCCTGCAGTAATCTATGGAAAGAATGAGCCTGTACATATTATTTTGGATTCTCGTGAATTTACCAACAAAATGCGCCATTTCTCTGAAACCGCACTGTTGAAGATTTCAGTTGGCAAGAAGAGCTACGAGTGTCTGATGAAAGATTATCAGGAAAACCTGATGCGCGCTGAGATCAAGCACGTAGATTTCTTTGAAGTCACCCGTGGCCAGGTTCTTCGCACCTTGGTCTCCATTGTCCTCAAGGGTAATCCTGTGGGAACCAAAGAGGGTGGTGTTCTTGATCAGGTCATGCATGAAGTTGAAATTGAATGTTTCCCCAAGGACCTTCCCGCTGCTCTCGAAGCTGATGTAACTTCCTTGAAGATCAACCAGAGTCTCCATCTTAAGGATGTAGTGATTCCTGCCAACGTCAAGGTTCTTGATGACCTGGCCAAGACGGTTGCGTCTGTCAAGGGCGTGAAGGCTGAAGCTGTCGCTCCTGCTGAAGAAGCTGTGGCTGTTGCTGCTCCTGCCGAAGCTGATAAGGATGCAAAGGCTAAGAAATGA
- a CDS encoding uracil-DNA glycosylase family protein, giving the protein MLALQEKVIERTKIFAQQVETLRFSCDCYIYNPLTYAWPMHELYIRTYLSNPIRTLLLGMNPGPFGMTQTGVPFGEIEAVKNFLKLDAEISKPLTEHPGRPVLGLKTQRSEVSGRRLWGLIADHYGSAQAFAQEMAVINYCPLVFLDRKPTAKNITPDMLVKGERLALETICDRYLIDMIELLEPTYLIGIGKYAMQKFTHVASQRPGVVISSILHPSPASPQANRGWKEKTETHLSSLGVWTLDKSKNCIVFPDN; this is encoded by the coding sequence ATGCTCGCACTGCAAGAAAAGGTCATTGAACGTACAAAAATCTTCGCACAACAAGTTGAAACGCTTCGTTTCAGCTGCGATTGCTATATCTACAACCCATTGACTTATGCTTGGCCGATGCATGAATTGTATATTCGCACCTATCTCAGCAATCCAATCAGAACTCTTTTGCTGGGGATGAATCCCGGTCCTTTTGGGATGACGCAAACCGGTGTTCCCTTCGGCGAAATAGAAGCAGTAAAGAACTTTCTGAAGCTTGATGCAGAGATTTCGAAGCCTTTGACGGAACACCCCGGCAGACCGGTACTTGGTTTGAAGACGCAACGAAGCGAAGTCAGTGGAAGGCGCTTGTGGGGTCTGATTGCAGATCACTATGGGAGCGCCCAAGCTTTTGCCCAGGAGATGGCTGTTATAAACTATTGTCCATTGGTTTTTTTGGATAGAAAACCAACAGCCAAAAACATTACTCCCGATATGCTGGTAAAAGGGGAGCGCCTTGCCTTGGAAACCATATGCGATCGATACCTTATAGACATGATTGAGCTCCTTGAGCCCACCTATTTGATAGGGATCGGTAAATATGCGATGCAAAAGTTTACTCATGTTGCGAGTCAAAGACCTGGGGTTGTGATATCTTCAATTCTCCATCCAAGCCCGGCAAGTCCTCAAGCAAATCGTGGATGGAAGGAAAAGACTGAAACGCATCTCTCCTCGTTGGGAGTCTGGACTTTGGATAAATCCAAGAATTGTATTGTTTTTCCAGACAATTAA
- the mtnA gene encoding S-methyl-5-thioribose-1-phosphate isomerase, with protein MDESFVALNFTEGKLILLDQRVLPTQVTYVTCATYEEVEFAIRDMIVRGAPAIGAVAAYGVYLALQQCPEQAAFYQACKFLSLARPTAINLGWAIDRMLGVYETVKAQGRPKTLERLLMEAHTIREEDIQTNKTISRIGNQVVPYKATILTHCNTGALATAGWGTALGVIKQAFYDKKDIFVYADETRPRFQGARLTAWELMESKIPSKLIPDSAAATLIRDGKIDLVILGGDRVAANGDVANKLGTFALSVICKAYGVPFYSVVPVSTIDFTIRDGSEIPIEEREAEEVTHVQGVQVAPSGMQVYNPAFDVTPHQNLTGIITERGIIYPPFKQNIERLRRGETL; from the coding sequence ATGGATGAATCGTTTGTTGCTCTGAATTTCACAGAGGGAAAGCTGATCCTTCTCGACCAAAGGGTTTTGCCGACCCAAGTAACGTATGTGACCTGTGCAACCTATGAAGAGGTCGAATTTGCCATTCGTGATATGATTGTGCGTGGTGCTCCGGCCATCGGTGCAGTTGCGGCCTATGGGGTATACCTCGCCTTACAGCAGTGCCCCGAGCAAGCTGCCTTTTACCAGGCTTGCAAATTCCTCAGTCTTGCCCGACCTACCGCCATTAATTTGGGTTGGGCCATCGATCGCATGCTCGGCGTCTATGAAACAGTCAAGGCTCAAGGTCGTCCCAAGACCCTTGAGAGACTGCTTATGGAAGCGCATACCATCAGGGAAGAGGATATCCAGACAAACAAGACCATCAGCAGAATTGGGAACCAGGTCGTTCCCTACAAGGCAACCATCCTCACGCATTGTAATACTGGAGCGCTTGCCACCGCAGGCTGGGGAACCGCTTTGGGGGTAATCAAGCAAGCTTTCTATGATAAGAAGGATATTTTTGTCTACGCCGATGAAACCAGACCCCGATTCCAAGGGGCAAGGCTTACTGCCTGGGAGTTGATGGAGTCCAAGATTCCTTCCAAACTCATCCCCGATAGTGCTGCAGCAACCCTCATCCGCGATGGCAAGATCGACTTGGTCATCCTTGGTGGTGACCGTGTTGCAGCCAATGGGGATGTTGCCAATAAATTGGGAACATTCGCCCTCTCGGTTATCTGCAAGGCGTATGGCGTCCCGTTTTATAGCGTAGTCCCCGTCTCCACCATCGATTTTACCATTCGTGATGGATCAGAGATTCCCATCGAGGAACGGGAAGCAGAAGAAGTCACCCATGTCCAGGGAGTGCAAGTCGCACCTTCTGGAATGCAGGTCTATAACCCTGCCTTTGATGTAACACCGCACCAAAACCTTACAGGTATTATCACTGAACGAGGAATCATCTATCCCCCGTTCAAACAAAACATTGAGAGGCTTAGACGCGGCGAAACACTCTAA
- the pth gene encoding aminoacyl-tRNA hydrolase, with amino-acid sequence MRLILGLGNPGAKYEHSRHNVGFDVVDTCAAFFQVTLKKRCFRLYRQAKVGDNVLLVQPLTFMNASGAILKHFPQTSASDMIVICDQLDLPPGMIRIRNGGSSAGHNGLKSLIECYGNGDFIRIYIGIGRPKEGVSVVDHVLGQPEDESIAQGVHLACEALIDLIEGKPLQEVMVAYNRRNRSE; translated from the coding sequence ATGAGGTTGATTCTTGGACTGGGTAATCCCGGGGCCAAGTATGAACACTCCCGACACAATGTCGGCTTTGATGTAGTGGACACATGCGCAGCGTTTTTTCAGGTAACTCTGAAAAAACGCTGTTTTCGTCTCTATCGTCAAGCCAAGGTTGGTGATAACGTTCTCTTGGTACAACCCCTCACGTTTATGAATGCAAGTGGAGCAATCCTCAAACACTTTCCCCAAACAAGTGCATCGGATATGATTGTTATCTGCGACCAGTTGGATTTGCCCCCGGGTATGATCCGGATACGCAACGGAGGGTCTTCGGCGGGGCATAACGGGTTGAAGAGCTTGATTGAATGCTATGGGAACGGAGATTTCATCCGAATCTATATAGGAATTGGTCGACCTAAGGAAGGTGTATCCGTAGTTGACCATGTCCTTGGTCAACCAGAGGATGAGAGCATTGCACAAGGGGTCCATTTGGCGTGCGAGGCATTGATTGATCTGATTGAGGGGAAACCCCTACAGGAGGTAATGGTTGCCTACAACCGGAGAAACCGTTCTGAATAA
- the spoVG gene encoding septation regulator SpoVG, with translation MDISEVRVRKVNQTGKLKAYVTVTFDSQFVVHNIKVIEGRDGDFIAMPSRQLANGEFKDVAHPISSDFRDHLQKVIMEAYASDTGETALEEELQ, from the coding sequence GTGGATATTTCAGAAGTACGTGTACGGAAAGTCAATCAGACAGGGAAACTAAAGGCTTATGTGACCGTTACGTTCGATAGCCAATTCGTGGTTCATAATATCAAGGTCATCGAAGGTCGGGACGGCGATTTCATCGCTATGCCGAGCAGACAGTTGGCTAACGGTGAATTCAAGGATGTGGCACACCCGATAAGTAGTGATTTCCGAGATCACCTCCAAAAAGTAATTATGGAAGCGTATGCCTCAGACACGGGTGAAACAGCACTTGAGGAAGAGCTGCAATAA
- a CDS encoding amidohydrolase, whose product MKLLISNALIVPMTQEGTYFRGDIGIDGKHIVFVGEADPGFVADRIIDGSFHIAMPALVNAHTHLSMGLMRNYKDDLPTLQAWLGEIFPIEDKLTEKDILIASRLGLVELIQSGVTTFADMYFHPQASAEAVLETGLRASISITLFGSLEENKTRVFDRERLLSPYVGRSEGRIQVDCAPHAIYTCPKETYQFAHSWAKDHQAILHTHLSETMQEVQDCLKETGKTPLQYLLDCGVLKDVKSLLAHCVHLTDTEVELLKGLDSTIVHNPSSNCKLSSGIAPISTYFQKGISVALGTDGASSNNNLNMFEEMHVASLLGKVYKPTGYTLHPYEVLSMATVNGAKALGLEKKIGQLKAGMEADILLVNTHASHLTPLNDPFSALVYATQASDVDTLLCQGRILMEGRKVMTIDEDQVIKDAQKSWAEVQQR is encoded by the coding sequence ATGAAACTACTTATTTCCAACGCCCTTATTGTGCCGATGACACAAGAAGGTACCTATTTCCGTGGTGATATCGGCATTGATGGCAAACATATCGTCTTTGTCGGGGAAGCCGACCCCGGCTTTGTAGCAGATCGCATCATTGACGGCTCCTTCCATATAGCCATGCCCGCACTTGTGAACGCCCATACTCATTTGAGCATGGGCTTGATGCGCAACTATAAGGATGACCTGCCCACGCTGCAGGCTTGGCTGGGTGAAATTTTCCCCATCGAAGATAAGCTGACTGAGAAGGATATCCTGATTGCATCTCGACTTGGTCTGGTCGAGTTGATCCAAAGCGGTGTCACTACATTTGCCGACATGTACTTCCATCCCCAGGCAAGTGCTGAAGCTGTGCTGGAAACCGGCCTGCGCGCCAGTATCAGCATAACGCTGTTCGGAAGCTTGGAAGAGAACAAAACTCGGGTGTTCGATCGGGAAAGGCTCTTGAGCCCGTACGTAGGACGAAGCGAAGGGCGCATCCAGGTCGACTGTGCCCCCCACGCCATCTATACGTGCCCCAAGGAAACGTACCAATTCGCTCATAGCTGGGCGAAAGATCATCAGGCCATCCTGCATACGCATCTAAGCGAAACGATGCAGGAGGTTCAGGATTGCCTGAAAGAGACAGGAAAAACTCCCCTGCAGTACCTGCTCGATTGCGGGGTCCTCAAGGATGTCAAAAGCCTGCTCGCCCATTGTGTACACCTTACTGATACGGAAGTCGAACTGCTCAAGGGTCTAGACAGCACCATCGTGCACAATCCAAGCAGCAACTGCAAACTATCCAGCGGAATCGCGCCCATCAGCACCTATTTCCAAAAAGGAATCTCCGTAGCTCTTGGCACCGATGGGGCCAGCAGCAACAACAACCTCAACATGTTTGAGGAGATGCATGTGGCAAGTCTGCTCGGTAAGGTGTACAAGCCGACTGGCTATACGTTGCATCCGTATGAGGTGCTCAGTATGGCGACCGTCAATGGCGCAAAAGCTTTGGGATTGGAAAAGAAAATCGGACAATTGAAAGCCGGTATGGAAGCTGACATTCTGCTTGTAAATACGCACGCGAGTCATTTGACACCGCTTAATGACCCGTTTAGTGCCTTGGTTTATGCAACCCAGGCTTCTGACGTGGACACCCTGCTCTGCCAAGGCAGGATTCTCATGGAAGGACGAAAAGTGATGACCATAGACGAGGATCAGGTCATCAAGGATGCACAAAAGAGCTGGGCTGAAGTTCAGCAGCGATAG
- a CDS encoding AMP-binding protein, which produces MKHSWDDLDQYRGVLFDGQWPTIIDLLLITEQQFGSRNSFTIFKPNRTTLTYTEVLNHVKRVGSYLMEMGVNKNDRVIINGKNSPAWAIAYLAVLYAGAVVVPLDHQLHIDRVENLSSFVNASFFFGDKNVLEALDSQKAWYKQLKGLASLQEDSKLFPHIDELKAAKLSERRARGEHDLAAILFTSGTTGNEKGAMLTHANIVSDLYQACDGTFLSLNETDVLYALLPLHHSYCCTAVLLESIKHGAECVFGQDIAVSRMINDLTQGKVTIFMGIPLLYNKLLAGLLKQVKKKGPFVNALILTMMTINGFTKKYLRWNLFRKAFNAMLLSKVGLDRNNFLICGAGPLSPKVFKQYQQLGLDFIQGYGLTETSPILTLNPISHFKIESVGMVFPMVDMKIADPDQNGVGEIRVKGPNITQGYFNDAEHTAELFDEEGYLKTGDLGYLDKENYLYLKGRAKNLIVTEGGKNVYPEEIEDLFQLYTQIDQILIRGYQENKDVPAEMIEAVVYPNAEYYKEHGVSSKDDLERVIKEVNQQLSGYKKITRLTILDAPMDMTSTKKIKRNKVTA; this is translated from the coding sequence ATGAAACATTCTTGGGATGATTTGGACCAATATCGTGGAGTACTGTTCGATGGACAGTGGCCTACCATCATAGATTTGCTTCTCATCACCGAACAGCAGTTCGGCAGCAGAAATAGTTTCACCATCTTTAAGCCCAACAGGACCACCCTTACCTATACAGAGGTACTCAATCATGTCAAACGTGTTGGCTCCTACCTCATGGAAATGGGAGTAAACAAGAACGACAGGGTCATCATCAATGGGAAAAACAGTCCAGCTTGGGCAATAGCGTATCTTGCCGTCTTGTATGCAGGGGCTGTGGTGGTTCCGTTGGACCACCAACTGCATATCGACAGAGTGGAAAATCTCAGCAGTTTTGTGAACGCCTCGTTTTTTTTCGGTGATAAGAATGTCCTTGAAGCCCTCGATTCCCAAAAAGCATGGTATAAACAGCTCAAGGGGTTGGCGTCCTTACAAGAGGATAGTAAGCTGTTTCCTCATATTGATGAGCTTAAGGCTGCCAAGCTTTCAGAGCGCAGAGCTAGAGGGGAACACGATCTCGCCGCCATTCTCTTTACGAGTGGGACTACCGGCAATGAGAAAGGAGCCATGCTCACGCATGCAAACATAGTCAGCGACCTGTATCAAGCCTGTGATGGTACGTTCCTCAGCCTGAACGAGACTGATGTCCTGTATGCCTTGTTGCCCCTGCACCACTCCTATTGCTGTACTGCGGTGCTACTCGAATCGATCAAGCATGGGGCTGAGTGTGTCTTCGGCCAGGACATTGCCGTCAGCCGTATGATCAATGACCTCACCCAGGGCAAGGTAACTATTTTCATGGGGATTCCTCTGTTGTATAACAAGCTGCTTGCTGGACTACTCAAACAGGTAAAGAAGAAGGGACCCTTCGTGAATGCCCTTATTCTTACCATGATGACCATCAACGGTTTTACAAAGAAGTACCTGCGTTGGAATCTCTTCCGGAAAGCTTTCAATGCAATGCTCTTGAGCAAAGTCGGTCTGGATCGCAACAACTTCTTGATTTGTGGTGCAGGTCCCCTAAGCCCGAAGGTATTCAAGCAGTACCAGCAACTCGGGCTGGATTTCATCCAAGGATACGGTCTGACTGAGACCAGCCCGATTCTCACGCTCAATCCCATAAGCCATTTCAAGATTGAATCGGTGGGAATGGTTTTTCCGATGGTCGATATGAAAATTGCCGACCCTGACCAGAACGGTGTGGGAGAAATTCGGGTCAAGGGACCGAATATCACCCAAGGGTACTTCAACGATGCAGAACACACTGCCGAACTCTTCGACGAAGAGGGATACCTGAAAACAGGAGACCTTGGGTATTTGGACAAGGAGAACTACCTCTACCTTAAAGGAAGGGCTAAGAATCTGATTGTCACCGAGGGTGGAAAGAATGTCTATCCCGAGGAAATCGAAGACCTCTTTCAGTTATACACCCAGATTGACCAGATACTTATTCGAGGATATCAGGAGAACAAGGATGTACCTGCTGAAATGATCGAGGCAGTCGTCTATCCCAATGCAGAGTATTACAAGGAACATGGGGTTTCATCGAAGGATGACTTGGAAAGGGTTATCAAGGAAGTGAACCAACAGCTCTCAGGCTACAAGAAAATTACCCGTCTGACGATTTTGGATGCGCCTATGGATATGACTAGTACCAAAAAGATCAAACGTAACAAGGTGACTGCTTAA
- the ispE gene encoding 4-(cytidine 5'-diphospho)-2-C-methyl-D-erythritol kinase, with product MDTVCSRPAYAKVNLHLAVGLPYPDGYHPIQSLFALVDLSDSITLQWKESKTFDVKVTGLEAYCSAQNDTLTKAARLWHEAGGYPLSLDIRCDKQIPVKAGLGGGSSDAAVLLQMLQDIDPKRALPLETLKDVASQVGSDVPFFLSGYCAALVTGKGENVTPLEGRKMHVVLVMPTYFDVSTSSAFRLLDEMRGTQKEVSWLSIQELLQIYKKPSHNWKGSLYNDFEPCSGNDAFYETLSSLCEGYEGYYSMSGSGACWFFVSENVSHVHDVHAAVAAAFGSRVRCWLTHLMSC from the coding sequence ATGGATACCGTGTGTTCGCGTCCTGCCTATGCCAAGGTAAATTTGCATTTGGCTGTCGGGCTTCCTTATCCGGATGGGTATCATCCCATCCAGTCCCTGTTTGCATTGGTGGATCTCAGTGATTCCATCACGTTGCAATGGAAAGAGAGCAAGACGTTCGATGTAAAGGTAACTGGCTTGGAAGCGTATTGCAGTGCCCAGAACGATACCCTGACGAAGGCAGCCCGCCTCTGGCATGAAGCCGGGGGGTATCCACTTTCGCTTGACATCCGTTGTGATAAGCAGATTCCTGTCAAAGCTGGGCTTGGAGGCGGTTCCAGCGACGCAGCTGTCCTGCTGCAGATGCTGCAAGATATTGATCCCAAGCGGGCATTACCGTTGGAGACGCTCAAAGATGTTGCGTCGCAAGTTGGTAGTGACGTACCTTTTTTTCTTTCGGGATATTGTGCGGCGCTTGTAACAGGGAAAGGCGAAAACGTTACACCTTTGGAAGGGCGAAAGATGCACGTGGTATTGGTGATGCCAACCTATTTTGACGTGTCTACGTCATCGGCATTTCGTTTGCTTGATGAAATGAGAGGCACGCAAAAAGAAGTTTCCTGGCTGAGCATACAGGAATTGTTACAAATATATAAAAAACCTTCCCATAATTGGAAGGGTTCATTGTATAATGATTTCGAGCCGTGCTCGGGCAATGACGCTTTTTATGAGACACTGAGTAGTCTTTGTGAAGGATATGAAGGATATTATAGCATGAGCGGTAGTGGAGCCTGTTGGTTTTTCGTCAGTGAGAATGTTTCCCACGTCCACGATGTTCATGCCGCTGTTGCCGCCGCTTTTGGCTCTCGTGTCAGGTGTTGGCTAACACACTTGATGAGTTGCTAG
- the tilS gene encoding tRNA lysidine(34) synthetase TilS: protein MPTTGETVLNNVRSFLAMQHIDATKRIGVAFSGGSDSLALLIALRKMYEPSFLHAMYVQHHLRPSNELEAETALNRENCQKLGVSLHILDLGKGSVAHAMQTRRGGVEEAARYLRYEALYEECNRGGCTYLATAHNADDQLETTLMRLFQASSIAALEGIRPVRIVDGYALTLIRPVLECSHAVLAEYVGLHNLVWSEDSTNTEDAYLRNTIRHTITAPILSTFTSAYDSISVMTRRFSEAGQLLQTLTDQELASVSFFPEGAVFSLSWFLALAPALRELVLFRIVAQFEQKSRVKGSFIHRLRSELENSTKEGNWTLESGPHRVILDKDVCSYCFIEHPLWQFCLPLANPQAKQVLDLGNNVIFTILPYEDAFGNDSALLALDAKQLDCAVLRSCTLSDEICLEGGTVKVTKLLSSYKIPKHLYASVPVLADRSGLVAVFARLHGGRDRLAKRFKAPLARRLTNIYSSSKRNNCSEIEKRQPR, encoded by the coding sequence TTGCCTACAACCGGAGAAACCGTTCTGAATAATGTTCGTTCCTTTCTTGCGATGCAGCATATCGATGCAACAAAGCGTATTGGAGTGGCTTTTTCAGGGGGAAGCGATTCTCTCGCCCTTCTCATTGCGCTCAGAAAGATGTATGAGCCTTCCTTTTTGCATGCGATGTATGTGCAGCATCACCTAAGGCCTAGTAACGAACTTGAAGCAGAGACAGCCCTCAATAGGGAAAACTGCCAGAAATTGGGGGTCTCGCTCCATATTCTGGACCTTGGGAAAGGCTCTGTTGCACACGCGATGCAAACAAGACGGGGCGGGGTTGAGGAAGCTGCTCGATACCTTCGCTATGAGGCCTTGTATGAGGAGTGTAATCGTGGTGGATGTACCTATCTGGCCACCGCTCATAACGCTGATGACCAGCTTGAAACAACGTTGATGAGACTTTTCCAAGCTTCAAGCATAGCAGCCTTGGAGGGGATTCGACCTGTACGAATTGTCGATGGGTATGCATTGACCCTTATCAGACCGGTTTTGGAGTGCTCCCACGCCGTTCTTGCCGAGTATGTCGGATTGCACAACCTGGTTTGGTCTGAAGATTCCACCAATACCGAGGATGCCTATCTGCGCAATACCATCAGGCATACGATTACAGCCCCGATTCTCTCTACGTTCACTAGTGCATACGATTCCATCTCCGTTATGACCCGGAGGTTTAGTGAAGCGGGTCAGTTGCTGCAAACACTGACGGACCAGGAGCTTGCAAGCGTATCCTTTTTTCCGGAAGGTGCAGTGTTTTCGCTCTCTTGGTTTTTGGCATTGGCACCGGCGCTCAGGGAATTGGTTCTTTTTCGAATTGTCGCACAGTTTGAACAGAAAAGTCGGGTAAAGGGGTCCTTCATTCATCGTTTACGGTCAGAATTGGAAAACAGCACGAAGGAAGGCAACTGGACCTTGGAGTCTGGCCCTCATCGGGTTATTCTTGATAAGGATGTATGCAGCTATTGTTTTATAGAACACCCGCTTTGGCAATTCTGTCTACCCCTAGCGAATCCACAGGCAAAACAGGTTTTGGACTTGGGAAACAATGTTATTTTCACCATTCTCCCCTACGAGGACGCTTTTGGTAATGATAGTGCCTTGCTTGCCTTGGATGCTAAGCAGCTTGATTGTGCAGTCCTTCGGTCGTGCACGCTTTCTGATGAAATTTGCTTGGAGGGAGGAACGGTCAAGGTGACGAAACTGCTCTCTTCGTATAAGATACCAAAGCATCTGTATGCTTCGGTTCCGGTTCTCGCTGACCGATCAGGCCTTGTTGCCGTTTTTGCCCGCCTTCATGGGGGACGTGACCGGCTTGCAAAGCGGTTCAAAGCTCCCCTTGCCCGAAGATTGACAAATATATATAGTAGTAGCAAAAGGAACAATTGCAGTGAAATTGAGAAAAGACAGCCAAGATAG